Proteins co-encoded in one Polaromonas vacuolata genomic window:
- the flhB gene encoding flagellar biosynthesis protein FlhB codes for MAEDSDLEKTEPASPRRLEKAREEGQIARSRELVTFVMLLTGLSGLWALGPNMSEHFNSALRNGLQFERASAFDVEHMLVQAQAVVIHGFMAVLPILGMMMLAAFFAPMLLGGWLFSFDSLAPKLSKLNPITGIGRIFSVETLAELVKTIIKSLLVGYISYWVISSNSDAILGLGHEQLETALPHTLALVAKTSLLIIGSLLIVVLIDVPYQLWSHAHKLRMSLEDLRKEQKESDGDPQVKAQIRRQQQQMAKRRMMSDVPKADIIVTNPSHFAVALKYHDTDMRAPRVIAKGMDLVALRIRDIAREHNIPVLEAPPLTRALYKHTLLGHEIPVPLYAAVAEVLAWAYQIARVASDGGTLPTTPKDLPVPLDMDPQATPA; via the coding sequence ATGGCGGAAGACAGTGATCTCGAGAAAACCGAACCGGCTTCGCCCAGACGCCTAGAAAAAGCCCGTGAAGAAGGCCAGATAGCGCGTTCGCGTGAACTGGTTACTTTCGTGATGTTGCTGACTGGTTTGAGCGGTCTGTGGGCTCTGGGTCCAAATATGAGCGAGCACTTCAACAGCGCGCTACGCAACGGTTTGCAATTCGAGCGGGCCTCAGCTTTTGATGTCGAACACATGTTGGTGCAAGCCCAAGCAGTTGTGATTCACGGCTTCATGGCCGTGTTGCCGATACTTGGAATGATGATGTTGGCGGCTTTTTTTGCGCCCATGTTGCTGGGCGGTTGGTTGTTTTCTTTCGATTCATTAGCGCCTAAGTTATCCAAACTCAATCCAATCACTGGGATTGGCCGTATTTTCTCGGTAGAGACATTGGCCGAACTGGTCAAAACCATCATCAAATCTTTACTAGTGGGCTACATCTCTTATTGGGTTATCAGTAGTAATTCAGACGCTATTTTGGGCCTAGGCCATGAGCAGCTAGAAACCGCACTGCCGCATACCTTGGCGTTGGTGGCTAAGACCTCGTTGCTGATTATTGGATCGCTGTTAATCGTCGTTCTTATCGACGTGCCCTACCAGCTCTGGAGCCATGCCCACAAGCTGCGCATGTCGCTGGAGGACTTGCGCAAAGAGCAAAAGGAAAGTGATGGTGATCCACAAGTCAAAGCCCAGATTCGCCGCCAACAGCAGCAAATGGCCAAGCGCCGAATGATGTCTGATGTGCCCAAAGCCGACATCATCGTCACCAACCCCAGCCACTTTGCAGTGGCCTTGAAATACCATGACACCGATATGCGCGCACCGCGTGTGATCGCCAAGGGCATGGACTTGGTGGCCTTGCGTATTCGCGATATTGCTAGGGAACACAACATCCCCGTCCTAGAAGCACCGCCGCTAACTCGAGCGCTATACAAGCACACATTGTTGGGCCATGAAATACCCGTGCCACTGTATGCGGCTGTCGCCGAAGTGCTGGCTTGGGCCTACCAAATTGCCCGTGTGGCCAGTGATGGCGGCACTTTGCCCACTACGCCTAAAGACTTGCCGGTGCCGCTTGACATGGATCCACAGGCCACACCCGCATGA
- the cheZ gene encoding protein phosphatase CheZ, whose translation MSSSTPSLAPTGDTAEQLITRIALLTQHMSDGLRDLGLNKGVALAAEAIPNARDRLNYVAQMTEQAAERVLNSVDAAQPIQFKLSKSAGALTKRWDVWFANPVELDQARELVLDTRSYLADVPTQVSATTAQLMEIMMAQDFQDLTGQVIKKMLDVIHDLEAELVQLLLDNVPAKNLAAASHKSKLLNGPQIMGGSSDAVDDQAEVDALLESLSRPQT comes from the coding sequence ATGAGTAGCTCAACGCCTTCGCTTGCGCCAACGGGAGACACCGCCGAGCAACTTATCACCCGCATCGCTTTATTAACTCAGCATATGAGCGATGGCTTGCGTGATCTGGGTCTGAACAAAGGCGTAGCCCTCGCAGCAGAGGCGATTCCGAATGCGCGCGACCGTCTCAATTACGTCGCGCAGATGACTGAGCAAGCCGCTGAGCGCGTACTCAACTCGGTCGATGCAGCCCAGCCGATTCAGTTCAAATTATCCAAAAGTGCAGGCGCACTGACTAAGCGCTGGGATGTGTGGTTTGCCAATCCGGTTGAGTTGGACCAAGCCCGTGAGTTGGTATTAGACACGCGCAGCTACCTTGCCGATGTACCGACGCAAGTCAGCGCCACCACCGCGCAGCTGATGGAAATCATGATGGCGCAGGACTTTCAGGATCTGACCGGTCAAGTGATCAAGAAAATGTTGGACGTGATCCATGACTTGGAAGCTGAGTTGGTGCAGTTGCTGCTCGATAACGTACCGGCTAAAAATCTCGCTGCAGCGAGCCATAAAAGCAAACTGCTAAACGGCCCACAAATCATGGGCGGAAGTTCTGATGCCGTAGATGATCAAGCTGAGGTCGACGCTTTACTCGAGAGTTTGAGCAGACCGCAAACTTGA
- the cheY gene encoding chemotaxis response regulator CheY — protein sequence MDKNIRILVVDDFPTMRRIIRNLLKELEFVNVDEAEDGAVGLEKLKSGNYGFVLSDWNMPNMDGLAMLKAIRADPAMAKLPVLMVTAEAKKENIIAAAQAGANGYIVKPFTAIVLEEKLNKIFEKLEKEGA from the coding sequence GTGGATAAAAATATAAGAATTCTTGTGGTCGACGATTTCCCGACCATGCGGCGCATCATACGTAACCTGCTCAAAGAGCTGGAGTTCGTTAACGTCGATGAAGCCGAAGACGGTGCGGTCGGACTGGAGAAACTTAAAAGTGGCAACTACGGCTTTGTTCTGTCCGACTGGAATATGCCTAATATGGATGGCTTGGCCATGCTAAAAGCCATTCGTGCCGATCCCGCGATGGCCAAGCTGCCAGTGCTGATGGTGACGGCCGAGGCGAAAAAAGAAAATATCATCGCTGCCGCCCAAGCCGGCGCCAACGGTTATATCGTCAAGCCCTTCACAGCCATAGTCTTGGAAGAAAAGTTAAATAAAATTTTCGAAAAACTCGAGAAAGAAGGTGCTTGA
- a CDS encoding protein-glutamate methylesterase/protein-glutamine glutaminase, translated as MTVKKITVLCVDDSALIRSLMTEIINSQPDMVVVATASDPLIARDLVKLHNPDVMTLDVEMPRMDGLEFLEKLMRLRPMPVVMVSSLTERGSESALRALELGAIDFVTKPRLGIRDGLLSYTDLIAGKIRIAANAKMLPTKRITLGAPPVEAAMLGSPLMSTEKLIIIGASTGGTEAIRQVLQPLPPDSPGILIAQHMPAGFTRSFAERLNGLCRIGVSEAVHGERILSGHAYIAPGGFHISLARSGANYIAQVDQAPPVNRHRPSVDVLFDSAAKHAGPNAIGVILTGMGRDGAEGLLRMRQAGAYTLAQDEASSVVFGMPREAILLGATVDVAPVDKISDLLLNHLRSFGQRANRV; from the coding sequence ATGACTGTTAAAAAAATAACCGTGTTGTGTGTGGATGACTCTGCGCTAATCCGTAGCTTGATGACTGAAATCATTAACAGCCAGCCGGATATGGTGGTGGTGGCAACTGCCTCCGATCCGCTGATAGCGCGCGATTTAGTCAAATTGCACAACCCGGACGTGATGACGTTAGATGTTGAAATGCCGCGTATGGACGGTCTTGAGTTTTTAGAAAAACTCATGCGCCTAAGACCTATGCCTGTGGTGATGGTGTCGTCGCTGACCGAGCGTGGCTCTGAGTCTGCGCTGCGTGCTTTGGAACTTGGTGCGATTGATTTTGTGACCAAGCCGCGGCTCGGTATTCGTGATGGTTTGCTGTCTTACACCGACCTTATCGCGGGCAAGATTCGTATCGCCGCAAATGCAAAAATGTTGCCGACCAAACGTATCACTCTAGGTGCGCCGCCTGTCGAGGCAGCCATGTTGGGCAGCCCTTTAATGAGCACCGAAAAGCTGATTATTATTGGTGCTTCTACCGGTGGCACTGAGGCCATTCGCCAGGTGTTGCAACCGCTGCCGCCAGACAGTCCCGGCATTTTGATTGCACAGCACATGCCGGCGGGTTTTACCCGCTCGTTTGCTGAACGACTCAATGGTTTGTGCCGTATTGGTGTGTCTGAGGCGGTGCACGGTGAGCGCATTTTGTCCGGTCATGCGTATATAGCACCAGGCGGTTTTCACATCTCGCTCGCCCGCAGTGGCGCTAACTACATCGCCCAAGTCGACCAAGCCCCGCCGGTGAACCGGCACCGTCCTTCGGTCGATGTGTTGTTTGACTCGGCCGCCAAACACGCGGGTCCAAATGCTATTGGCGTGATTTTGACTGGCATGGGCAGAGATGGCGCTGAGGGCTTGCTGCGTATGCGTCAAGCTGGCGCCTATACGCTGGCGCAAGATGAGGCCAGCTCAGTGGTTTTTGGCATGCCCCGAGAAGCGATATTGTTGGGCGCTACTGTGGATGTCGCGCCAGTCGACAAAATTAGCGATTTGCTGTTGAATCACCTGCGCTCTTTTGGGCAGCGTGCCAATCGGGTCTAG
- the cheD gene encoding chemoreceptor glutamine deamidase CheD yields the protein MSDSHIETLATHHYHDREFDTPAVKLLPGEYFVTGKDMVLTTVLGSCVSACIRDSKAGVGGMNHFMLPQDSDPGSKSPVAAMRYGAFAMEILINELLKVGARRERLEAKVFGGGAVLANMTMLNIGERNADFVLRYLQLEQVHIAAQDLRGNLPRRINYFPLTGRVTMRKLQQREDVVLVERAERSMASSLAKPKIAVKPDLFDVDKARKLANKNAWAL from the coding sequence ATGAGCGACTCCCATATCGAGACGCTGGCGACGCATCACTACCACGACCGCGAGTTCGACACGCCGGCTGTCAAGCTGCTACCCGGCGAGTATTTTGTGACTGGAAAAGACATGGTGCTGACCACCGTGCTGGGTTCCTGCGTGTCGGCCTGCATACGCGATAGCAAAGCTGGCGTGGGCGGCATGAATCACTTTATGCTGCCCCAAGACTCGGATCCTGGCTCAAAAAGTCCGGTCGCTGCCATGCGTTATGGCGCTTTTGCAATGGAGATTTTGATTAATGAATTGCTCAAAGTCGGTGCCCGGCGTGAGCGACTAGAAGCCAAAGTTTTTGGTGGTGGCGCAGTACTGGCGAATATGACCATGCTCAATATTGGCGAGCGCAACGCAGACTTTGTACTGCGCTATCTGCAACTGGAGCAAGTGCACATCGCCGCCCAAGACTTGCGCGGAAATTTACCGCGGCGAATTAATTACTTTCCATTGACAGGCCGAGTCACGATGCGAAAACTTCAGCAGCGCGAGGATGTTGTATTGGTTGAGCGCGCCGAACGCTCAATGGCCAGCTCTTTAGCCAAGCCTAAAATTGCGGTTAAACCTGATTTGTTCGATGTTGATAAAGCCCGGAAGTTAGCGAATAAAAATGCGTGGGCACTATGA
- a CDS encoding CheR family methyltransferase — protein sequence MTSNRNTVIAPLTEPDFILTEDDFSRVRKMIYQRAGIALSTQKRQMVYSRLSRRLRELGLRDFSKYLNILDSSANGAEWEMFTNALTTNLTAFFREAHHFPVLAEHAKTCALPMTVWCSAASTGEEPFSIAMTLIEALGNRANGIRVLATDIDTQVLAKAQTGIFTMEQVSKLSPERLKRFFLKGTGANAGKAQIRPEVAAMVSFEALNLLDPQWAIKSPVDAIFCRNVMIYFDKPTQAKILQRFAPLMKPHALLFAGHSENFSFANQTFKLRGQTVYALNSAMPKLPARPAL from the coding sequence ATGACCTCCAACCGAAACACCGTAATCGCACCGCTTACCGAGCCCGACTTCATCCTGACTGAGGATGATTTTTCACGTGTCCGCAAAATGATTTATCAGCGCGCGGGCATCGCGCTAAGTACGCAGAAGCGCCAAATGGTTTACAGCCGTCTTTCGCGCCGACTGCGGGAATTGGGCTTGCGTGATTTTTCCAAATATTTAAATATTTTGGACAGTTCCGCCAACGGCGCCGAGTGGGAGATGTTTACCAACGCCCTGACCACCAATTTGACGGCTTTTTTCCGCGAAGCACACCATTTTCCGGTGCTCGCCGAGCATGCGAAAACCTGTGCCCTGCCTATGACCGTATGGTGCTCGGCCGCCTCCACCGGCGAAGAGCCTTTCTCTATCGCGATGACGCTGATTGAAGCGCTGGGCAACCGCGCCAACGGCATACGCGTGTTGGCTACCGATATTGACACCCAAGTGCTGGCCAAAGCCCAGACCGGAATTTTCACGATGGAGCAAGTGAGTAAACTCTCGCCCGAGCGGCTCAAGCGGTTCTTCCTCAAAGGCACGGGCGCTAATGCCGGCAAGGCCCAAATCCGTCCCGAGGTCGCCGCTATGGTGAGTTTTGAGGCGCTTAATTTGCTAGATCCGCAATGGGCTATCAAGAGTCCTGTCGATGCGATTTTTTGTCGCAACGTGATGATTTATTTTGACAAGCCGACGCAGGCCAAAATACTCCAACGTTTTGCGCCCTTGATGAAACCGCACGCGCTGCTGTTTGCCGGCCACTCAGAAAACTTTAGTTTCGCCAACCAGACCTTTAAGCTGCGCGGTCAGACCGTTTATGCGCTTAACTCGGCTATGCCAAAGTTGCCGGCAAGGCCGGCGCTATGA
- a CDS encoding EAL and HDOD domain-containing protein: MDAKQHVVGYQFGWQQPDGEGVDTTQNNHRLLAIVAEQLTELTSGLCFLNTCSSSLLSESLQTMTPANTVLVMRSESLQDNASVILLLALHKRGFGLAVRGATLDFMRQNEILLPRIGYFLMDSADQQFTDVVKLISYRYPLSHVVIEQISSWTEFNAFAEQNGLCIFENLCNLSRAYQPSIKLSSGTQQILRLLQMVQENVDIRELEKILQTDSTLSFKLLRYINSAGFGLTVEIQSLRQAVAMLGYMPLFRWLILMLARTSNDGFSPALLELSIIRGRFVELLARDFLSKSEAENLFVVGMFSQLDHLLGIPIEQVLQEVVLSESVNQALISRGGVYGPFLTLAEAIERRNGAAANIAVPLLVTAEQVNQAHLSALVWARNLKL; this comes from the coding sequence ATGGATGCCAAGCAGCATGTGGTGGGATACCAGTTTGGCTGGCAGCAACCTGATGGAGAAGGGGTTGATACGACTCAAAATAACCACCGATTACTCGCCATAGTGGCTGAGCAGCTGACTGAACTCACGTCCGGGCTGTGTTTTTTAAACACTTGTTCTAGCAGCTTGCTGTCCGAGAGTCTTCAGACCATGACACCCGCTAATACCGTGCTGGTCATGCGCTCCGAATCGCTGCAGGACAACGCCAGTGTGATCTTGCTTTTAGCCCTGCATAAGCGCGGCTTTGGCTTAGCAGTGCGCGGCGCTACGCTGGACTTCATGCGGCAAAATGAAATCTTATTGCCCCGCATTGGCTACTTTTTGATGGACTCTGCTGACCAGCAGTTCACTGATGTTGTCAAACTAATCTCATACCGCTATCCGCTCTCCCATGTGGTGATCGAGCAGATTTCAAGTTGGACTGAGTTCAATGCCTTCGCTGAGCAAAACGGTTTGTGTATATTCGAAAACCTTTGCAACTTGTCGCGTGCGTATCAGCCCTCAATCAAATTGAGCTCGGGCACGCAGCAAATTTTGCGGCTGTTGCAGATGGTGCAGGAAAACGTTGACATACGGGAGCTTGAGAAAATATTGCAAACCGATTCAACGCTTTCCTTCAAGTTGCTGCGTTATATCAACTCTGCGGGTTTTGGTTTGACGGTTGAAATTCAGTCCTTGCGCCAAGCTGTTGCCATGCTCGGCTACATGCCGCTGTTTCGCTGGCTTATTTTGATGCTAGCTAGAACCAGCAACGACGGCTTCAGTCCGGCCTTGCTAGAGCTGTCGATTATCAGAGGGCGATTCGTGGAGTTATTGGCACGTGATTTTCTCTCCAAGAGTGAGGCTGAAAATCTCTTTGTGGTGGGTATGTTTTCGCAGCTCGATCATCTGTTGGGCATACCGATAGAGCAGGTGCTTCAAGAAGTCGTGTTGTCTGAATCTGTCAACCAAGCGCTGATTTCACGTGGCGGCGTCTATGGACCTTTTCTGACGTTGGCCGAAGCTATCGAGCGCCGAAACGGCGCGGCCGCCAACATCGCCGTGCCTTTGTTGGTCACAGCCGAGCAGGTCAATCAAGCACATCTCTCAGCGTTAGTTTGGGCCAGAAATCTCAAGCTTTAG
- a CDS encoding PAS domain S-box protein, with protein sequence MQKLSLPSHPSNHFRLSLRTWLFIFSLLAMLPLLLFAIHTINRISNAQTESVLRNLQRQSKILTHSTQNELDAAFSALQMLASGAEINRTALPRLYRHAKNVVQDNPAFTAITLTDANEQLLFHSDAPLEKSNLKTNDLELTEPVFKNGRPNLSSLSGTSQNGRPVVILSAPISQGDKLAYCLRLYLGLESFDRLLANELLPSGWVAVIVDAKARVIARSLEANDFFTPNTLSDLLSASPHNDGRLSETTTLNGTVMTTLVRTLPGVNWRLAVAVPTQQMNAPRLQLLRELMLLTGMWLTLSFLLSQILATYLLRQLKRITSMVEKNSDPSVIRLRINESWQFIQTIAINQRNAQRVKDNLSDTSRQRDEVHALYEQAPCGYYSIDTEGRIIRINQTLILWLGYQLHEMLGYKSSDFLAGDGRDAFKQNFSTLLAQKKLKNQERVFIRKDGSEMPALISAEVVFDDAGQVVLIRAVVFDNTERKLAQQTLADARAREMETGRQIQLTLLSTPQLSAYAGLWLSTFSQASRGVDGDFLDVVAVGDHLLDIVAGDVMGKGVPAALMGAAIKLQFSRSKSELFGQRDTRENPPQPAEIVTAVNRAIAPQLQVLGAFATLIYLRIDTQENLSRIQV encoded by the coding sequence ATGCAAAAATTATCTCTTCCCAGCCATCCGTCTAATCACTTTCGACTCAGTCTTCGCACCTGGTTATTCATTTTTTCTTTGCTAGCGATGCTGCCGCTGCTGCTGTTTGCCATCCACACGATAAATCGCATCAGTAATGCACAGACAGAATCGGTGCTGAGAAATCTTCAGCGTCAAAGCAAAATACTGACGCATTCAACTCAGAACGAGCTTGATGCAGCGTTTAGTGCCCTCCAGATGTTGGCATCCGGTGCCGAAATTAATCGTACGGCGCTGCCGCGCTTGTATCGTCACGCTAAAAATGTAGTCCAAGATAATCCAGCTTTTACAGCCATCACACTAACCGATGCGAATGAGCAACTGCTTTTCCATAGCGACGCGCCCCTAGAGAAAAGCAACTTAAAGACAAATGATCTTGAACTGACTGAACCGGTCTTTAAAAACGGTCGACCTAATTTATCGAGCTTATCTGGCACGTCGCAAAACGGACGTCCAGTGGTGATACTTTCAGCCCCCATATCGCAAGGTGACAAGCTCGCTTATTGCCTGCGCTTATACCTGGGTCTGGAATCATTCGATCGTCTTTTAGCCAATGAACTCCTACCCTCTGGCTGGGTGGCTGTCATTGTTGATGCAAAAGCTCGCGTCATTGCACGCAGTCTTGAAGCGAATGATTTTTTTACGCCCAACACATTGTCGGATCTGCTGTCGGCGTCGCCGCATAACGATGGCCGTCTGAGCGAAACCACCACGCTTAATGGCACGGTAATGACCACGCTGGTGCGAACCCTTCCCGGCGTCAATTGGCGCTTGGCGGTGGCTGTGCCGACCCAGCAAATGAACGCACCACGCTTACAGCTGCTGCGTGAACTAATGCTACTCACCGGTATGTGGCTGACATTGTCTTTTTTACTGTCGCAAATTCTAGCCACTTACTTGTTACGTCAACTCAAACGGATCACCTCGATGGTGGAAAAGAATTCCGATCCGTCAGTAATTCGCCTGCGCATCAACGAATCGTGGCAATTTATTCAAACCATCGCAATAAACCAACGCAATGCGCAACGGGTAAAAGACAACTTAAGCGACACGTCACGCCAGCGCGATGAAGTTCATGCTTTATATGAACAAGCTCCCTGTGGTTACTACTCTATAGACACTGAGGGGCGGATCATAAGGATTAACCAAACCTTAATCCTTTGGCTGGGCTATCAACTGCACGAAATGCTGGGCTACAAATCAAGTGATTTTCTGGCCGGGGATGGTAGAGACGCATTCAAACAAAATTTTTCCACCTTGTTAGCTCAGAAAAAACTAAAAAATCAGGAGCGTGTTTTTATACGCAAAGACGGCAGCGAAATGCCAGCGCTGATTAGCGCTGAAGTCGTGTTTGACGACGCCGGCCAAGTCGTATTAATACGTGCTGTGGTATTTGACAACACCGAGCGCAAATTAGCCCAGCAGACCCTGGCAGACGCACGGGCGCGCGAGATGGAAACGGGTCGCCAAATTCAACTCACTTTACTGAGCACACCTCAGCTTTCAGCGTATGCCGGCTTATGGTTGTCGACCTTTAGCCAAGCGTCGCGCGGCGTTGATGGCGACTTTCTTGATGTGGTCGCGGTGGGCGACCACCTGTTAGATATAGTCGCCGGTGATGTGATGGGCAAAGGCGTGCCAGCGGCGCTTATGGGTGCGGCCATCAAGCTTCAGTTCAGCCGTAGCAAGTCAGAGCTCTTTGGACAACGCGACACGCGCGAAAATCCACCGCAACCAGCAGAAATTGTGACAGCAGTAAACCGCGCTATTGCGCCGCAATTACAAGTGCTGGGCGCCTTTGCCACGCTGATTTATTTGCGCATCGACACGCAGGAAAATCTTTCGCGGATTCAAGTCTGA
- a CDS encoding IS30 family transposase produces the protein MIYTHLTRDERYQIAILVKANFNQSEIAKMMDRDKSSISRELRRNRGLRGYRPKQANDKAQERRLACANSPRVADSTWAVVEEKLAEAWSPEQISGHLEASHQPGVSYESIYQYIYADKRAGGTLHKTLRCQKTRKKRSSGRERRGTISHQVSIELRPDIVLERARFGDWEADLVIGAGQKQALVTINERVSRYSIIFHVPFKTAQAVGDALITLLKPFAHCVHTLTTDNGKEFSQHERIASALSADFFFAHPYASWERGANENMNGLIRQFFPKGMRFNCITDDDIALAMHRLNHRPRKCLGYRTPHQVFMEQLESYQHTVALQA, from the coding sequence ATGATTTACACACACCTCACCCGTGACGAACGTTACCAGATTGCAATCCTCGTCAAAGCAAACTTCAATCAAAGTGAAATTGCAAAAATGATGGACCGTGATAAATCGAGCATCAGCCGTGAGTTGCGTCGTAACCGCGGTCTACGAGGCTATCGCCCTAAGCAGGCAAATGACAAAGCCCAAGAACGTAGACTTGCCTGCGCCAATAGTCCTAGAGTTGCTGACTCGACATGGGCTGTAGTGGAGGAAAAGTTGGCTGAGGCTTGGAGCCCCGAGCAAATCAGCGGCCACCTCGAAGCTAGCCACCAACCCGGTGTTAGCTATGAGAGCATTTACCAGTACATCTACGCTGACAAACGCGCGGGCGGCACCTTGCATAAAACACTGCGTTGCCAGAAGACGCGAAAAAAACGCAGCAGTGGCCGTGAACGGCGCGGCACCATCTCTCACCAGGTCTCAATAGAACTGCGACCCGACATCGTGCTTGAGCGTGCGCGCTTTGGCGACTGGGAGGCTGATCTGGTGATTGGTGCCGGGCAGAAGCAAGCACTAGTGACGATTAATGAGCGTGTCTCTCGCTATTCAATAATTTTCCACGTGCCATTCAAAACAGCGCAAGCCGTAGGGGACGCGTTAATCACTTTACTCAAACCGTTCGCTCATTGCGTGCACACTCTCACGACTGATAACGGCAAGGAATTTTCTCAGCATGAACGAATAGCTTCTGCGCTGAGTGCAGATTTCTTTTTCGCCCATCCATACGCCTCGTGGGAGCGTGGGGCGAACGAGAATATGAACGGTTTGATTCGCCAGTTTTTCCCAAAGGGGATGCGCTTTAATTGCATCACCGACGATGACATTGCTTTAGCGATGCACAGGCTCAATCATCGTCCTAGAAAATGTTTAGGGTATCGAACGCCGCATCAGGTTTTTATGGAACAGTTAGAGTCCTATCAGCATACGGTTGCACTTCAAGCTTGA
- a CDS encoding response regulator has translation MTELKRVMCVEDDPDIRLILKFSLERLGGFTLCLCSSGYEALEKVQTFASQLVLLDVMMPKLSGPQTLKQLRALEIMRGIPVVFLTAKAMRNEVEALLEHGSTGIIVKPFDPVTLPKDVLIYWQHGRG, from the coding sequence ATGACTGAACTCAAACGTGTGATGTGCGTGGAAGATGATCCTGACATACGCCTAATACTCAAGTTCAGCTTAGAGCGATTGGGCGGATTTACGTTATGCCTGTGCAGTAGCGGCTACGAGGCATTAGAAAAAGTTCAAACCTTTGCATCGCAGCTGGTTTTACTCGATGTCATGATGCCAAAACTGAGTGGCCCACAGACTCTCAAACAATTGAGAGCACTTGAAATCATGCGCGGCATACCAGTGGTTTTTCTCACCGCAAAAGCGATGCGCAACGAAGTAGAAGCCTTGTTAGAGCACGGCTCCACCGGAATTATTGTCAAGCCTTTTGATCCAGTCACACTGCCCAAGGATGTCTTAATTTATTGGCAGCATGGTCGTGGCTAA